A genomic region of Alistipes sp. ZOR0009 contains the following coding sequences:
- a CDS encoding metallophosphoesterase gives MILDFITRRVIILTTIILSSFTLMADKHEDEKDIFHADGPYIIYKGKSVNVISANNKGDITNLTYAIDKLPKVFEVLSEEAEHKFNIALHPIEVPANTYTQPTKTFVLSDPHGDFDAFVSILKAGNVINNDYQWSYGTNHLVVIGDAFDRGVDVLPILWLCYKLDAEASKSGGKLHYIIGNHEDMVLSGNYKYTDDKYEDISNYLKVDYRSLFDENTELGRWLRSRNFIEKVGDNLFVHAGLSQEFLDKNLSLDEVNSTMRKYLGVGKSKIEDKSSLAYFLFDKMGPIWYRGLVKSDDKYSPIEKEALNAILTKYGVKRIIVGHTIFEDINLHQHGKVIDVNVKNDHNRRTGRARAIIIEGNNISLINDDKQTTPLK, from the coding sequence ATGATACTGGATTTTATTACTCGAAGGGTTATTATTTTAACAACCATTATTCTATCGAGTTTCACGTTAATGGCCGATAAGCATGAAGATGAAAAGGATATTTTTCATGCAGACGGCCCCTACATTATCTACAAAGGGAAAAGCGTAAACGTTATATCGGCCAACAATAAGGGCGATATAACCAACCTAACCTACGCTATAGACAAGCTACCCAAAGTATTCGAAGTTCTCTCTGAGGAAGCCGAGCATAAGTTTAACATTGCCCTGCACCCCATAGAAGTGCCAGCCAACACCTACACACAACCAACCAAAACTTTTGTTCTATCCGATCCTCATGGAGACTTCGATGCCTTTGTATCAATCTTAAAAGCAGGTAATGTTATAAATAACGATTATCAATGGAGCTACGGCACCAACCATTTGGTGGTTATTGGAGATGCCTTCGACAGAGGTGTTGATGTGCTTCCCATTTTATGGCTTTGCTATAAGCTCGATGCAGAAGCGTCTAAATCGGGAGGTAAGCTACACTACATCATCGGAAACCACGAGGATATGGTTCTATCGGGAAACTACAAGTACACCGACGATAAGTATGAAGATATTTCCAACTACCTCAAGGTAGACTACAGGTCACTCTTCGACGAAAACACGGAGCTAGGCCGCTGGCTACGTAGCCGTAATTTCATCGAAAAAGTTGGCGACAACCTATTTGTGCATGCTGGTCTTAGCCAAGAATTTTTAGACAAGAACCTATCCTTAGACGAGGTTAACAGCACCATGCGGAAATACCTTGGAGTTGGGAAGAGTAAAATCGAAGATAAAAGCTCGTTGGCCTACTTTCTGTTCGACAAGATGGGACCAATCTGGTATCGTGGGCTGGTAAAAAGCGACGATAAGTACTCTCCCATCGAAAAGGAAGCACTAAACGCCATTCTTACCAAGTACGGAGTAAAGCGTATCATCGTTGGCCATACCATTTTCGAGGATATCAACCTGCACCAGCATGGGAAGGTTATTGATGTGAATGTTAAGAACGACCATAATCGTCGCACAGGC